A window of Strix aluco isolate bStrAlu1 chromosome 2, bStrAlu1.hap1, whole genome shotgun sequence contains these coding sequences:
- the LOC141919420 gene encoding granulocyte-macrophage colony-stimulating factor receptor subunit alpha-like isoform X1, translating to MNETAIENFVCVIFNVSFMNCTWHVDRTVSGDTQYFLYWKTSGKEDFTECQNYIKDDFERHRGCRFQNVMIENTKAYFLVNGSRSGQNIQSYEKKIKLYQIEKLTPPLNVTVNCTEASHRCEIQWQPPRTSHVKRHACFKYEIVIENKADTEKNLKTTSKPERSITGNSYIFESFRAEKRYSVKIRATDNGCLVSTSWGEWSTPIEFGKEQLTSTSSYTLFMIPVLAASLVLFLCAVSNYLKKTSAIIPQPRDPFHELSPMDFQTEYKNQIIQHGTEEITIIEEVT from the exons ATGAATGAGACAGCCATTGAAAATTTTGTCTGTGtcatttttaatgtttccttcatGAACTGCACTTGGCATGTGGACAGGACTGTTTCAGGAGATACCCAATATTTTCTGTACTGGAAGACCTCAGG GAAAGAAGATTTCACAGAATGCCAGAATTACATCAAAGATGATTTTGAAAGGCACAGAGGATGTAGATTCCAAAATGTGATGATAGAAAATACGAAAGCTTATTTCCTGGTAAATGGGTCTAGAAGTGGACAAAACATTCAGTCATATGAGAAGAAGATTAAACTGTACCAAATTG AAAAACTCACTCCTCCATTAAATGTCACTGTGAACTGTACAGAAGCTTCTCATCGTTGTGAAATTCAGTGGCAACCACCTCGCACAAGTCATGTGAAGAGACATGCTTGTTTCAAATATGAAATTGTCAttgaaaacaaa GCTGATACTgagaaaaacctcaaaaccaCATCTAAACCA GAAAGAAGCATTACAGGAAACTCCTACATATTTGAGAGcttcagagcagaaaaaaggTACAGCGTCAAAATCAGAGCAACTGACAATGGCTGTTTAGTGAGCACAAGCTGGGGAGAGTGGAGTACACCCATTGAGTTTG GAAAAGAACAACTTACATCTACTTCATCGTATACTTTATTTATGATACCAGTGCTGGCAGCAAGTCTTGTACTTTTTCTCTGCGCAGT AagcaattatttgaaaaaaacatctGCTATCATACCACAGCCAAGAGACCCATTCCATGAGCTCTCTCCAATGGATTTCCAG aCAGAATATAAGAATCAAATAATACAACATGGAACTGAAGAAATAACTATTATTGAAGAGGTGACATAA
- the LOC141919420 gene encoding granulocyte-macrophage colony-stimulating factor receptor subunit alpha-like isoform X2, giving the protein MWTGLFQEIPNIFCTGRPQEDFTECQNYIKDDFERHRGCRFQNVMIENTKAYFLVNGSRSGQNIQSYEKKIKLYQIEKLTPPLNVTVNCTEASHRCEIQWQPPRTSHVKRHACFKYEIVIENKADTEKNLKTTSKPERSITGNSYIFESFRAEKRYSVKIRATDNGCLVSTSWGEWSTPIEFGKEQLTSTSSYTLFMIPVLAASLVLFLCAVSNYLKKTSAIIPQPRDPFHELSPMDFQTEYKNQIIQHGTEEITIIEEVT; this is encoded by the exons ATGTGGACAGGACTGTTTCAGGAGATACCCAATATTTTCTGTACTGGAAGACCTCAGG AAGATTTCACAGAATGCCAGAATTACATCAAAGATGATTTTGAAAGGCACAGAGGATGTAGATTCCAAAATGTGATGATAGAAAATACGAAAGCTTATTTCCTGGTAAATGGGTCTAGAAGTGGACAAAACATTCAGTCATATGAGAAGAAGATTAAACTGTACCAAATTG AAAAACTCACTCCTCCATTAAATGTCACTGTGAACTGTACAGAAGCTTCTCATCGTTGTGAAATTCAGTGGCAACCACCTCGCACAAGTCATGTGAAGAGACATGCTTGTTTCAAATATGAAATTGTCAttgaaaacaaa GCTGATACTgagaaaaacctcaaaaccaCATCTAAACCA GAAAGAAGCATTACAGGAAACTCCTACATATTTGAGAGcttcagagcagaaaaaaggTACAGCGTCAAAATCAGAGCAACTGACAATGGCTGTTTAGTGAGCACAAGCTGGGGAGAGTGGAGTACACCCATTGAGTTTG GAAAAGAACAACTTACATCTACTTCATCGTATACTTTATTTATGATACCAGTGCTGGCAGCAAGTCTTGTACTTTTTCTCTGCGCAGT AagcaattatttgaaaaaaacatctGCTATCATACCACAGCCAAGAGACCCATTCCATGAGCTCTCTCCAATGGATTTCCAG aCAGAATATAAGAATCAAATAATACAACATGGAACTGAAGAAATAACTATTATTGAAGAGGTGACATAA